The following proteins come from a genomic window of Prionailurus viverrinus isolate Anna chromosome D1, UM_Priviv_1.0, whole genome shotgun sequence:
- the LOC125177293 gene encoding LOW QUALITY PROTEIN: uncharacterized protein LOC125177293 (The sequence of the model RefSeq protein was modified relative to this genomic sequence to represent the inferred CDS: inserted 2 bases in 2 codons; deleted 8 bases in 7 codons; substituted 3 bases at 3 genomic stop codons), which translates to MVKLVRLTTPPGDSGNAPVGSPPFTRQRAQREQSASAADSTLLPLRATRPPDAEGNQPHHYWPFATSDLYNWKAQNPKFSEKPAGLIDLLDSVLFTHQPTWDDCQQLLQVLFTTEERERILNEARKLVPGADGNPTTNRAQIDASFPLTRPQWDFNTAEGKEKLRVYRQTLMGGLRMAARKPTNLAKVGNVQQGKDESLAAFLEWIMEAFHTYTPMDPEAPESKTAVIMAFVNQSAIDIRRKLQKIDRLGEKKLQDLLVVAEKVYNNREPPEDKQARVMAAASSKQTRDLARILLATTADFPEERDRHLQQLADDARKGKGTTKGGKQRLQKDQCAYCKEIGHWARDCPKKAGGKGSKTDRVKVLELDELSDXGSRGSDPLPEPRVTLKVEGTPVDFLVNTGAQHSVLRTPQGKLASKKSWVQGATGMSQYSWTTRRTVDLGTGWVSHSFMVIPECPYPLLGRDLLTKIGAQITFRQGGPQVTDGKGHPIQVLTMKLEDEYLLHQEALPREDNIDRWLQEFPSVWAEMGGMGLAAHRTPVLVELEPGESPVRIKQYPMSQEPRKGIQPHIRRLRSLGVLVPCQSAWNTPLLPVKKPHTNDYRPVQDLREVNKRVADIHPTVPNPYTLLSSLAPSRVWYTVLDLKDAFFSLPLAPQSQPLFAFEWHDPEEGYSGQLTWTRLPQGFKNSPTIFDEALHEDLGEYRREHPGLTLLQYVDDILIAADTAKDCERGTQDLLSTLGALGYRTSAKKAQICGRERVSYLGYILEGGQRRLSDARKETVLKIPTPTSRREVREFLGSAGYCRLWVPGFAEIAKPLYEATKEGKTFKWTEKEEIAFNQLKKALLSAPALGLPDITKPFHLFVDEHKGIAKGVLTQALGPWNRPVAYLSKKLDPVAAGWPPCLRIIAATALLVKDADKLTLGQEIWITTPHAIEGVLKQPPDRWMSNTRMPHYQSLLLNPPRVRFHPSAALNPATLLPDPDLGAPLHDCAGILEKVHGFRTDLTDRPLPDAEATWFTDGSSFVQDGHRYAGAAVVTETDTIWAEALPSGMSAQRAELVALTKALMLGAGKRLNIYTDSRYAFATAHIHGAIHQERGLLTAEGRTIKNKQEILNLLTALWLPAKLAIIHCQGHQKADNPVARGNRKADQAAKAVALTPVPYMTIQLPDPGDPVLPDQPKYSQEELQWIKKLPMAQEIKGWWYTPNKELVLPDQLGVSILEHMHRSTHMGARKLKDLIRHAGIKIHQQDTKIEQVVSACKTCQLTNXCGRATSNKKGTRLRGTRPGAQWEVDLTEVKPGKYGYKYLLVFTDTFSGCVEAYPTKHETAQTVAKKLLEDILPXYGFPAMVGSDNGPAFISQVTQAVAKAVGANWKLHCAYRPQSSGQVERMNRTLKETLTKLTMETGGDWVTLLPYAPRRVRNTPYTLGFTPYEIMFGRPPPVIPSLRAELIAEFKDQXIFLSLREPQRAHEDIWPRLCAIYEAGPTPTPHQYRPGDWVYVKRHHRETLKPRWKGPYIVVLTTPTALKVDGIVTXVHHTHARPADPSSIWKDFVTRWAISQDQHNPLKLKLQRIRPT; encoded by the exons agaca gcggaaacgctccagtgggaagcccgccctttaccagacaaagggctcagagggagcaatccgcctCCGCCGCGGACTCCACTCTTCTGCCCCTGCGAGCCACCAGACCCCCagacgcggaggggaatcagccccatcactattggcctttcgccactagtgacctctacaattggaaagctcagaatcctaagttttccgagaaaccggcagggcttattgatttattagactctgttctttttacccatcagcccacgtgggacgattgccagcagcttttgcaggtcctgttcacgactgaagaaagagaaagaatcctcaatgaggcccgaaaactagttccgggcgcagacgggaatcccaccaccaaccgggctcagatagatgcctccttccccttaactcggccccagtgggatttcaacacggcagaaggtaaggagaagctccgggtctaccgccagactctaatggggggtctccgaatggctgctagaaagccaaccaatttggccaaggtaggaaatgtacaacagggaaaagatgaatctctggctgcctttttagagtggatcatggaggcattccatacctatacccccatggatccagaggctccggaaagcaagacagctgttatcatggcctttgtaaaccaatcggccatagacattaggagaaaattacagaaaatagatagactaggagaaaaaaag ctgcaggacttactggtggtagccgaaaaggtatataataaccgggagcctcctgaggacaagcaggctcgcgtcatggcggctgccagcagtaagcagactcgagacctggccagaatactactagctaccactgctgacttccccgaggaacgaGACCGCCATCTCCAGCAGCTGGCAGACGatgcaagaaaaggtaaaggaaccaccaagggggggaagcagaggctgcagaaggatcagtgcgcatactgcaaggagatagggcattgggcccgagattgtccAAAAAAA gccggcgggaagggaagcaagactgatcgagtaaaagtcctagagctagatgaactaagtgattaggggagtcggggttcggaccctctccccgaacccagggtaactcttaaagtggaggggacccctgttgacttccttgtcaacaccggagcacaacattcagtcctccgcaccccacaaggaaaactagccagcaagaagtcctgggtacaaggggcaactggtatgagccagtattcatggactacccgaagaacagtagatttgggaacgggctgggtatcccactcctttatggtaataccagaatgcccctacccactgttaggacgggacttactgaccaagattggagctcagataactttcagacaaggggggcctcaggtcaccgatggcaagggccaccccatccaggtcctgaccatgaaactggaggatgaatacctcctccaccaggaggcactcccgagagaggataatatagacagatggctacaagaattccctTCAGtttgggcagagatgggggggatgggactagccgctcacaggaccccagtcctggtagagctcgagccaggagagagtccggtaaggatcaaacaataccccatgtctcaggagccccggaaggggatccagccacacatccggagactacgaagcctaggagtactagttccttgccagtctgcctggaacacccccttactgccggtcaaaaagcctcacacaaatgactatcGACCagtacaagacctccgggaagtaaataagagggtcgcggacatacacccaactgttcccaacccatatactctcttgagctccttggcaccctccagggtctggtatactgtactagatttaaaggatgccttcttcagtctgccactggcaccccagagccaacccttgttcgcctttgagtggcatgatccggaggagggctacagtgggcaactcacctggacacggctacctcagggattcaaaaattcacccaccatcttcgacgaggcactacacgaggacctgggtgagtacagaagggagcaccctggcctcaccctcctacagtacgtagatgacatcctgattgctgccgacacggccaaagactgtgagcgagggacccaggacctgctgtctaccctgggggccttaggGTACCGGACATCCgcgaagaaggctcagatatgc gggagagagagggtaagttacctgggatatatcctggagggcggacagcggcggttatcagatgccagaaaagaaactgtcctaaagatccctactcccacctcccgaagagaagtgagggaattcctaggatcagccggctactgccgcctctgggttccaggttttgctgagatTGCCAAgcccctatatgaagctaccaaagaggggaaaacatttaaatggactgaaaaagaagaaattgcctttaatcagtta aaaaaggcCCTCttaagtgccccagccctgggcctaccagACATTACAAaacccttccacctctttgtagacgaacataagggaatagcaaaaggggttctaactcaagccttaggcccctggaaccgcccagtggcttacctgtctaagaaactagacccagtggctgccggctggccgccatgcctaagaattattgcggcgacagcactcctagtcaaggatgcagacaaactgaccctaggacaggagatctggatcacgaccccacacgccattgaaggggtcctgaaacagcctccggatagatggatgagcaatACACGTATGcctcattaccagagcctcctactcaaccctccacgagtgcggttccaccccagtgcagccctcaatcctgcaaccctgctgcccgaccctgacctaggtgctccactaCATGACTGTGCGGGAATTCTGGAAAAAGTACATGGATTCCGGACAGACCTGACCGACCGGCCCCTCCCCGATGccgaggctacttggttcactgatggcagcagctttgtgcaAGACGGACACAGGTATGCGGGTGCAGCTGTGGTCACCGAAACGGACACCATATGGGCGGAGGCTCTACCCTCCGGAATGtcagcccagcgagcagagctcgtagccctcaccaaggcgctgatgctgggagctggaaaacggcttaacatctacacagacagccgttatgcatttgccacagctcatattcatggggcaattcatcaggagagggggttactgacggcagaaggacggactata aaaaataagcaggagatacttaacctgcttacggccttatggcttcctgccaagctagccattatccactgccaagggcaccaaaaagctgataacccagtagctagaggtaatcgaaaggctgaccaggcagccaaggcagtagcCCTTACTCCAGTC CCATACATGACCATACAACTACCAGAcccgggagacccagttttaccagaccagcccaagtactcccaggaggagttacagtggatcaagaaactccccatggcccaggagataaagggatggtggtatacacctaacaaggagctcgTGCTGCCAGACCAGCTGggagtctcaatattagagcacatgcatcggtctactcacatgggggcccgaaaattaaaagacttaatccgacatgccggaatcaagattcaccaacaggacactaaaatagagcaagttgtatctgcctgcaagacctgccaactcaccaat TGATGTGGgagagccacatcaaataaaaaaggaaccaggctcagaggcaccagaccaggagcccaatgggaagtcgacctcactgaagtcaaaccaggaaagtatggttataaatatcttttagtatttacagacaccttctctggctgcgtggaggcatacccaaccaagcatgaaacggctcagacggtggctaagaagctactagaagacatcttac ggtatggttttcctgccatggtaggatcagacaatggaccagcttttatctcgcaggtaacacaggcagtagccaaggcagtgggggcaaactggaaattacattgtgcttataggccccagagctcaggacaggtagaaagaatgaatagaaccctaaaagagacccttaccaaattaaccatggagactggcggggactgggtgactctcctaccgtacGCCCCTCGccgggttagaaacactccttacactctgggttttactccctacgagatcatgtttggcaggccaccccctgttattcccagccttcgagctgaacttattgctgagtttaaagatc gaatttttctttccttgagagagCCCCAGAGGGCGCATGAGGACATTTGGCCGCGCCTCtgtgccatctacgaggctggcccaaccccgacacctcatcagtacaggccgggagactgggtctatgtcaagaggcaccaccgagagaccctcaagccgcgctggaagggaccctacatcgtggtgctgacaacccccaccgctctcaaagTAGACGGCATCGTGACCTGAGTCCATCACACCCACGCTcggccagcggacccctcctcgatctggaaggacttcgtcacgcgatgggccatcagtcaggaccaacacaacccgctcaagctcaagctacagcgcattcgacccacctaa